In Besnoitia besnoiti strain Bb-Ger1 chromosome I, whole genome shotgun sequence, the genomic window CCTCCTCACAGGCAAGGAACGCCGGGAAGAAGGGAGGACGGGGCGAggagctgcatgcgcgcgagacTAAAAGAAACGGTAAGGAGAACGGGGTGAAGTGGACAAACaaggggaggcggaggaagtcgCGGAAAAAGAAGCCTGTGTGCGCGAAAAACGGTTACTAGATCAAGACACTGCCGCTTGTCGGCGCCCTTGCTGCAGCTGGAAGTGTAGAAATCCTCGTCCCTCTCTTGACGACGAACCAAATGAGAAACAACGAGTGTCAGGAATGCAGAGGAGCACTAAGTCAATATACAAACGAAGAGCAACGAGAAAAGGGTGAAGTCATCCCCGTCCCTGGTCGCTGTTTGCGCGGTGTCTCGTCTCCATCACGTTTcccttcctccctcgcgcctctcttgCCACCAGAAAAGGCATCGAGGAGCGAGAAAACGGAATAAAAAAGCAATCAGCCTGCGAATTTCCATCAAAGGGTCTCTAATTCCACCTTAAGCGGCTATGTTAGCTAACTCGATTTTGGCGCGGAAGGCACTTCTCGCAAACAGAGGGCTGCTGTTCGTTTCGTTCTGCATGCAGTTCTGTCGATACACCCGCCGTTGACGGACGCCGAAATCGACAGGGCCAGTGGCGAGATGGAAGCCAGACGAACCCAGGAGAGACGCTGCCTCACCGTGGATCTGAGTTAAATTTTCGTCTTGTATGATGTTCTATCGGCATGTGTTATGTGATCCTTCTTTCTAAatctcggcgtcgccacgTAGACCCACACTCCACCAcggctctcgccgtcttGCTCTAAACCCTAACCTTGAACCCAACAGTGTCGCTGCGAGCAGGGCGAACGCGGTGAGGTAGAAGGCTTCTTTTTCGAGTCTCGTGTAGCTCTATGCTTGCTGTAGGGCGTTTCTTGGTGCGTGTCTTCGTGTCTGGGTGAATGCACCCAGCGATTCCACCTCCGGTTTCCAACCGGGGGGTGACCGCCAGCGTGCCACAGGCTCGCGACGGTTTCAGAAAAACGCACAAGGCTCTCAGTGTTGTGGTTCCTTCCCCTGCCTTCACTCGCAAGGCACGGCCCTCCAAACACACGCGTCAAGATCGATGCGTGAGGCACCGGTAGTGCTTAATGCTTCCTAGCGGCGTAGTGACCGCATAGCAAGCTCACTGGTGGGTAAGTTTTGAAGAGAGTGTTGAGTCAAACAAATGGCGCCTGAAGGAAACATAGACAGTTAAGCCACGCCAATTACACGCGGAAGCGTCAGATCTTGATTTAGCAAATCAGCAAGTCTCTTGTTTGCAGCAAGGCATGAGTTGCGATCTCTGTATCGATCGCTCCAGCTGTTCGGAACGGCTATCTGGTGCGCCAGTCACGCGAAGCGTGTCGGATCCCTTTCACAAGCTGCAAGCAAACAATCCAGCGGGCTCTGTAGATTTCATCTCTTCTGCGCTGGATTGCTCTCGCGTGCGTCAATGTGAGCGTTCTGACTCGCATTTTTGGAGATAGAGGCTCTTGCTTCATCATGGAGATAGAGGCATCTGGCTTCAGtcagagagaagcgaggtCTAGGAAACTGTTTGCGTGTAGTCACGACATGAGCActccggcgacgacgctTGAGCTGAaacgcgagccgcagcgttTGAGAACGTGCGGAGTTCGTCCGTGTATGTCAGCCATGTCACTTCAAGCGAGAACCTCACAGCCTACAGCGTTGCGCGAACTCTAGACATCTGAAGCAGAAGTACAGAATTGAAGACACACTTCTGGAAAGCGCCGCTTATTTCTGTCATGCACAGACTCTTCGCCTTAGCTGAGGACGCGAAAGGAAAGAAGGAAGGGTGTAGCCGGGGAAACCGCCTCGCTGTCCCCATACAACGATttgcctgcatgcggccgcaCTCATCAGCACAGTACACTACTGATATCTTTGGCAGCTTTATCTGCGAGTCTCATCCTTTCTATGTTCTCATATTCTCGGTAATAATTCGAAAAAACTGGGGAGACGCATGTGGCTCTCCAGTCGGCATATTGACGGATGCTTATGAAGGGGTACTGCGGTACTACCACCCCCATtagccgcctcgcgctccaaACACCAGAGAGTCCGACTCGCACTGCTAAAAGGCTTCATCAAGAGACCGACATCACCGACAAACTCACTTATTTATATActtatatgtatgtatatacctGTTTACGTGTATGGGTGTCTGTACACGGGGGCAGTACACATAAACGTTGGCacatatacatctatacAGAAGCGCATGCAACAGAGTCGCCCAGTTTGCAAATTTATCCGCAATGCCAGGAAGACACAATTACGTAGGCGCTTGTGTCGAGGCCAGATGTGCGAATACACATTGCTGATTCAGATTGCACTCCGATCCTCAGCTGTCTCCGTGCCGGGCGCGCGCTTGTCGCtgtgcttcttctcgctgtccAGCGCAGAAGTCTTCTTCGCACGAATACGACGGACCGCAGCGACTAACTCTTCCTCTGACGAACCTATGTGTGAAAATTCGCGCGAATGAAGGCACTGTGCGCCCGTTCACGCTTTTCGCCCTCGGCGACTTTCGACCGCTCGCCCCGGTTGGCCTTGTGCCTTCTCGCCCGACCTGTGTTAGTACACCGTGCACACCTGGACTAGAGGCGAGCGGAATGTGCTCGTGATCTCGAGCATGAAAAGTCGAGTCAAATGCCTTGAAGGTTTCTCAAGTTTGTGAACACGTTTTCGTGGAAAGATCCATCTTCGAGGCTGCTCTCCGTGCCCTTCGCGCGGAGACTTGCTGCCGGCGAGCGACAGAACGCGTGCAAATGCACGCGTAGCTGTCGGCCTGTGTCTTCACCGCTCCTGACACGAGGAGAGCTTCTTTGTTTTCACGACACATTCTCTTTATTCACCAGCACGTATCGTCGGAAATTCTTTTCGGCGTTCGGTGCCTCAAGTGTGTTCACggtcttttcttttttcatCGACGACGCGTAGCGTTTAAATTCTTTCTCGGGATATTTGTTCCTTCAAGGCGCCAGCGGGCGCAAGGTTTGTGCATCTGCGTTACCTGGCCGTTGTTATTTGTCTGTACAGAGTCTCCGTCGCTTCTTTTAGCCGCTCTCCCGATGCACTCTCGCTCGGATCTTCTCCTCCTTTTTCCTTCTGTCTTTTTTTGCCCGTTGCGCTCGTGTTTCTCCTGGCGGCTCGTCGCACGTCCCTGCGTGGTCTAGTCGATGACGCCTGGCGCTATACTGTCTTCATTGTTAgtgttttcctctttttcccgtgttttctcttttttttccgccATACGTTGAagctctttctcctctctgggGCATCACCCCTGCGCATCTCCGTCtgtctcggccgccgcggtgTCTCGCCCTGTCACGTCGTCCAGCCGCCACTGCatgtcgccttcctccggtTTCTTCTGCTCCTCTCTTTCCGCTGCCCCCCGCCTACTACATCGCCTAGTCCTACGttcccgcgcctcgagcCTTTCGgttcttccttcttcctgTCTTCTCAGCAATGTCAGCCGCGCGCTTGCTGCTTCACAGGCGCTCTTCGTCCTGCTTGCAGTCTCAGTCGCGACTTTtttccgcttcgtctccgctgttGGCAGGCCTTGTGTCGGCGTATGTTGTgtccccggcgccgccgctcgcgggcttttctctccctgcgtctctgccttcttcctcctcgcgcctctctctctctcccgctaCCGCCGCAGCCGGGGCTTCTCGGCGCACACTCTCGGGGCGCCCGCACGCCGCTCAGCGACGGTGGACAGCTGAAGCCAGCGCACCTGAGACGGCTGCAGCaacggcgcacgcggccgaggaaggcgggcagagcgaagagaggcgggaagaatggaggcgacggagacgcgggcCTGAGGGGCTGGGCGGCCGTCGACTTTTCTCTTCGTGCGTGTCGGCGGACTTCGAGGACCGACGACGACCCGAGAGGCTCTGCTCGGCCtccagcgaaggcgacggagagtcCAACgctcgcagcagcgcggcaggcgacggcgcgtcgggcgcgcaACGGCCCTTCCGCTGGTCGCTTCTGCCGGTGGGCGCCGTGCTGGGTGTTGCCCTGGGTGCGTCCCCGACTGCGGAAGaccgggcgccgccgtcgcggtgGCTCCCGCGGCtcggcttcgcgtctcccgcgctggcgcgctgctgcggaatCGTGGGCTACCTGGGGGAcaaggaggcggagccggTGCTGATGGAGGGCTTGGAGCTTCTTCAGAACCGCGGCTACGACTCGTGCGGCATCACCTCGATCTCTGCGGCCGGCGAGCTGGTCACCACGAAGTTCGCCAGCAAGGGCTCGACGTGCGACTCGATCGAcatcctccgccgcgaggggaAGCTGCGCCACGCGGGAAACTGCGTCGGCAtcgcgcacacgcgctgGGCGACGCACGGCGGGAAGACCGACGAGAACGCGCATCCACACCACGACTGGAAAGACCGGATTTCCCTGGTCCACAACGGCACGATCGACAACTACGCCCTGCTCAAAAAGGCGCTGATCGAGCGCGGATGCACTTTCCGCTCCGAGACCGACACGGAAGTCATCGCCAACCTCATCGGCTGGTACCTCGACCAAGTCGCCGAAGAcctcggcgacgcctccacaGAGGCCCCTgagtcctccgccgcctccgcctccgagCGCTTTgcacccgcggcgggcgccctcGCGTTGCTCGACCCGAGTTtgggcgcggaggccacgCTGGCGCTGTCTagcgcgtcgcgcacgcCGTCGGGCGAGtcaaggccgcggcggacgctgtCCTTCGAGGAGGCGGTGAAGCGGGCGGTGGGGGAGCTGCAGGGCACGTGGGGCCTGTGCATCGTGCACCGCGACTATCCAGATCGTTTGATTCTCGCGCGGAATgggtcgccgctgctggtGGGCTCCGCGGGCGGGCAGGTCTTTGTGGCGTCGGAgccggctgcgctcgcgcggcacACGAACCAGTACCTGATGCTGAAGGACGGCGAAATCGCGGTGGTCACGGCGCAAGGCGTTGGGCAGttggaggcgacgcggccggtGCATCGCAtcgcgcaggaggagaaAATCGAAGTCTCGCCTGAGCCCTTTCCGCACTGGACGGTGAAGG contains:
- a CDS encoding glucosamine-fructose-6-phosphate aminotransferase (encoded by transcript BESB_009990); the protein is MSAARLLLHRRSSSCLQSQSRLFSASSPLLAGLVSAYVVSPAPPLAGFSLPASLPSSSSRLSLSPATAAAGASRRTLSGRPHAAQRRWTAEASAPETAAATAHAAEEGGQSEERREEWRRRRRGPEGLGGRRLFSSCVSADFEDRRRPERLCSASSEGDGESNARSSAAGDGASGAQRPFRWSLLPVGAVLGVALGASPTAEDRAPPSRWLPRLGFASPALARCCGIVGYLGDKEAEPVLMEGLELLQNRGYDSCGITSISAAGELVTTKFASKGSTCDSIDILRREGKLRHAGNCVGIAHTRWATHGGKTDENAHPHHDWKDRISLVHNGTIDNYALLKKALIERGCTFRSETDTEVIANLIGWYLDQVAEDLGDASTEAPESSAASASERFAPAAGALALLDPSLGAEATLALSSASRTPSGESRPRRTLSFEEAVKRAVGELQGTWGLCIVHRDYPDRLILARNGSPLLVGSAGGQVFVASEPAALARHTNQYLMLKDGEIAVVTAQGVGQLEATRPVHRIAQEEKIEVSPEPFPHWTVKEVFEQPQALARAMNYGGRIAPYQNRVKLGGLDQNRQALLAIKNLLICGCGTSLYAGMYGELLMQWLKCFDQVRAVDASEIDLYHFPKADAGVLLLSQSGETLDTVRACQLADVQGLKKFSVVNQVGSLLARMTNCGVYLNAGREVAVASTKAFSSQVAVLSLIAAWFAQNQCVQTFPDRCTALMDAIHRLPVYAGMTLNCRAVCRELAAGLKDAKTLFVLGRGFGYPVALEGALKIKEVAYLHAEGFPAGALKHGPFALIDEAERTPVILLIFADQHAASLLNAAQQVKARGARLICITDEPDIVRDVADAVLVVPSNGPLTALLACIPLQLLAYELAVAKGLNPDKPRGLAKTVTVM